TCCATCCTCTCCGTGCCGGTCATGGACGACGTGTACCTCTACGGCGTGATGAACTTCTCCACCCTGGCTCCCGCGAGCTACACGGAGGAGGACCTGACGTTCCTCGGGTCGGTGGCGACGGAGGTGGCGGGGACGATCCGCAACAGCCAGCTTTACAACGACGCCCGCAAGCGCGTCTCGGAGCTCATCACGCTGAACGAGATCGGACGTGCGATCTCCTCGACCTTCGAAGTGAAGGGAACACTGGGCTACGTCGCCAAGACCACGTTGCGGCTGCTGGCGGCCGACGGGTGCACGGTGCGCCTTGCGGGGGAGGGGCGCGGCGTTCTCAAGGTGGCGCTGGACGAGGGGTACGGCCGCCCCGGCTTCCGCCGGGAGCTTCGGTCGGTGGGAAAGGAGCTGGCCCTGCGGATCCACGGCGAGAAGCGCCCGCTCCTGATCAACGGCCCCGAGGATTCTCCGCTCCATTCATCGCTTGCCAGCCACGGGGTCGCCTCCTTCCTCGGCCTCCCCATCGTTTCCCAGGGGAAGTCTCTCGGGACGATCAGCTACTACTCCGCCCCCCCCCGGCTGCGCTTCGACATGGAAGAGGTGTACCTGATGCAGACGGTGTGCTCCCAGCTGGCGAACATGATCGAGAACGCATCGATCCTCCGGAAGGCGCAGCGGCTGGCGCAGGAGAACCAGGTCAAGGTGCAGCGGATCTCGACGCTCTACGACGTCGCTCGCGCTCTCATGTCCACGGTCAAGATGGAGCGGTTGCTCCCGATCATGCTGTACGCCCTCATCTCCCCGGGCGGGCTGAACTTCAGCCGGGCGATCCTGTTCCTTACCTCGGAGGACGGAGAAGGACTTTGCGCCCGGATGGCGATGGGGCCGCGCGACCGCCAGGAGGCGCGGCGGATCGGCCGGCTTCCACGGGGGCTGCTGGGCGACGGCGCGACCGGGGCGGCGGGGGAGGAGATCCGGAACCTGCTCTGGTCCGACGTCGGGAACCTGAGGATCCCGATGTCCGGCGCCTCGTGCCTCGTGGCGATGGCGGTGAAGGAGAAACGGTCGGTGCGGACGGAGTCCGGCTGCGGGGCCCCGGAGGGCGCGGGCGATGCGGCCCCCCCGGGAGGGTTCTGCGGCGGACACCCGGCCTCCTTCGCCGCCGTCCCCCTGGTGGTCAAGGGGGAGGCGCGCGGGGCGATCTACGTCGACAACCTCTTTCAGGAGAGACCGATCACCGAAGAGGACATCCAGTTGCTTACGATGTTCGCCTCCAACGCGTGCCTCGCGATGGAAAACGCCTCCCTTTACGAGTCGCTCCAGGGCGCGCTCGACACCGTCCGGACCACGCAGGATCAGTTGATGCAGAGCGAGAAGCTGATGGCGCTCGGGGAGATGGCGGCCAAAATCGCCCACGAGATCAAGAACCCCCTCACCGCGATCGGCGGGTTCGCCCGGCGGATCGCCTCCCCCAAGCCCGGGGGAGGACCGCCTCCGGTCGAGCGGTACGCCCGGATCATCCTGAAGGAAGTCGAACGGCTGGAGCGGATCATCAATGAGACGCTCTACTTCTCGAGGGAGAGGACC
This genomic window from Deltaproteobacteria bacterium contains:
- a CDS encoding GAF domain-containing protein, giving the protein MVESPHTPFFLLARIVEISNSNILVENRLKHICDFLSRETRSDCVCIYRREERGKDLAPWVSSCVGIEECALMDFVVRPGEGVSGKAARKRAPVFFPDVKTNPPTFAVPRELRDFTSILSVPVMDDVYLYGVMNFSTLAPASYTEEDLTFLGSVATEVAGTIRNSQLYNDARKRVSELITLNEIGRAISSTFEVKGTLGYVAKTTLRLLAADGCTVRLAGEGRGVLKVALDEGYGRPGFRRELRSVGKELALRIHGEKRPLLINGPEDSPLHSSLASHGVASFLGLPIVSQGKSLGTISYYSAPPRLRFDMEEVYLMQTVCSQLANMIENASILRKAQRLAQENQVKVQRISTLYDVARALMSTVKMERLLPIMLYALISPGGLNFSRAILFLTSEDGEGLCARMAMGPRDRQEARRIGRLPRGLLGDGATGAAGEEIRNLLWSDVGNLRIPMSGASCLVAMAVKEKRSVRTESGCGAPEGAGDAAPPGGFCGGHPASFAAVPLVVKGEARGAIYVDNLFQERPITEEDIQLLTMFASNACLAMENASLYESLQGALDTVRTTQDQLMQSEKLMALGEMAAKIAHEIKNPLTAIGGFARRIASPKPGGGPPPVERYARIILKEVERLERIINETLYFSRERTPTFRIANLNGEIREALSMFREELEEARISTVIDLSPDLPVISVDPDQLRQVLWNLVSNAIQAMGGSGTLTVATRPAVPEEGTGVVFQVSDTGGGIPHDLVHNIFNPFFTTKAKGTGLGLPIVHAIVEKHGGTIDLDNREGVGVTFSVFLPLFPKEGGTGERILEQLRKGGTNGNGSATNQG